The following are encoded in a window of Bacteroidota bacterium genomic DNA:
- the topA gene encoding type I DNA topoisomerase, with amino-acid sequence MIKNLVIVESPAKASTIEKFLGKDFTVTSSYGHIRDLAKKDMGIDTTNGFIPKYEVPSDKKKKVTELKKMAKEAETVWLATDEDREGEAISWHLKEALEIPKEKIRRIVFHEITKPAILEAVKNPRTIDDDLVDAQQSRRILDRLVGFELSPVLWKKVRPSLSAGRVQSVAVRLIVDREREIQEFVTKDYFNVSGLFGVRDGSKDYSLKGDLDTKFDDQASALEFLQKCAGADFTISSLEKKELKKSPAPPFTTSTLQQEAARKLRFSVSKTMRIAQNLYEAGHITYMRTDSVNLSDFALGSAKETITESFGHSYHHLRKYKTKSANAQEAHEAIRPTYFDKRKISNLSRDEAVLYDLIWKRALASQMSDAKIEKTTASIAVSTSEHLFIATGEVILFDGFLKLYIESKDDDDNEEQDLSILPPLKVGQSLGMKEITATQRYTRPSARFTEAALVKKLEELGIGRPSTYAPIISTVQDRGYVVKEEREGKPREYKKLTLVASGRIITEDKTEITGADKGKLFPTDIAFIVNDFLVKNFPSILDFKFTAKVEKELDDIAKGEVERTTMLNKFYQPFHKIVKETIESSDRATGSRELGKDPKTGLDLIVRMAKYGPVAQLYNPDNPEIKPRMASLKAGQRLDTITKEEALDLFKLPRIAGEFEGEELTIGTGRFGPYVKHAGKFYSIPKNIDPLEIEEKECIELILSKRDVESARNIKSFTENPEIKILNGRFGPYITNGKVNAKIPKGKEPVSITFEEALKLIEESAVKEPVKRKRR; translated from the coding sequence ATGATAAAAAACCTGGTAATTGTAGAATCACCCGCAAAAGCTTCGACAATTGAGAAATTTCTCGGCAAGGATTTCACAGTAACTTCGAGTTATGGACATATAAGAGACCTCGCAAAGAAAGATATGGGAATTGATACCACGAACGGATTCATTCCCAAATACGAAGTGCCTTCTGACAAAAAGAAAAAGGTGACTGAATTAAAGAAGATGGCAAAGGAAGCGGAGACTGTCTGGCTTGCCACTGACGAGGACCGCGAAGGTGAGGCTATTTCCTGGCATTTAAAAGAGGCTTTGGAGATACCGAAAGAGAAGATCAGAAGAATTGTTTTTCATGAGATCACAAAACCTGCTATTCTTGAGGCTGTAAAAAATCCAAGAACCATTGATGATGATCTGGTCGATGCCCAACAGTCGCGAAGAATACTTGACCGTCTTGTTGGCTTCGAACTTTCGCCGGTTCTTTGGAAAAAGGTAAGGCCATCCCTGTCAGCAGGCAGAGTTCAGTCAGTAGCTGTAAGATTGATTGTGGACCGGGAAAGAGAAATCCAGGAATTCGTTACCAAAGATTATTTCAATGTTTCCGGACTTTTTGGTGTCAGGGATGGCAGCAAGGATTATTCCTTGAAAGGGGATTTGGATACAAAATTTGATGACCAGGCATCTGCTCTTGAATTTCTTCAGAAATGTGCAGGTGCAGATTTCACCATTTCCAGCCTTGAAAAGAAGGAGTTAAAAAAGTCGCCGGCTCCACCATTCACCACTTCGACGCTTCAACAGGAAGCTGCGAGAAAATTGCGGTTTTCGGTCTCAAAGACGATGCGAATTGCTCAGAATCTCTACGAAGCCGGACACATTACCTACATGCGTACAGATTCAGTAAATCTTTCCGATTTCGCCTTGGGTTCTGCAAAAGAGACAATTACCGAGAGTTTTGGCCACAGTTATCATCATTTGCGAAAATATAAAACAAAGTCAGCAAATGCTCAGGAAGCGCATGAAGCCATAAGGCCCACTTACTTCGACAAGCGAAAAATTTCAAACCTTTCCCGCGACGAAGCGGTTTTATATGATCTTATCTGGAAAAGGGCTCTTGCCTCCCAGATGAGTGACGCAAAAATTGAAAAAACAACTGCGTCCATCGCTGTCTCAACATCAGAGCACCTGTTTATTGCAACCGGGGAAGTGATACTTTTTGACGGGTTCCTCAAATTGTATATCGAGTCAAAAGATGATGATGACAATGAAGAACAGGACCTCTCGATTCTTCCTCCATTGAAGGTGGGACAAAGTCTGGGCATGAAAGAAATTACCGCCACACAACGCTACACCCGTCCCTCAGCAAGATTTACCGAGGCTGCCCTGGTGAAGAAACTTGAAGAACTTGGAATCGGGCGACCTTCCACATATGCGCCAATAATTTCCACGGTTCAGGACAGGGGGTATGTAGTGAAAGAGGAAAGGGAAGGTAAGCCCAGAGAATACAAGAAGTTGACGCTCGTTGCCTCAGGAAGGATAATTACCGAGGACAAAACCGAAATCACGGGAGCGGACAAGGGAAAATTGTTCCCGACAGACATCGCATTTATTGTGAACGATTTTTTAGTGAAGAACTTCCCAAGTATCCTTGATTTTAAGTTTACCGCAAAAGTTGAAAAAGAGCTGGACGATATTGCGAAGGGTGAGGTTGAGCGGACAACGATGCTGAATAAATTTTATCAGCCTTTTCATAAAATCGTAAAAGAAACAATTGAGTCAAGTGACCGTGCCACGGGGTCGAGGGAATTAGGCAAGGATCCAAAGACCGGTCTCGATCTGATCGTCAGAATGGCAAAATATGGTCCGGTGGCTCAACTCTATAACCCTGATAATCCTGAGATCAAACCCAGGATGGCTTCTCTTAAAGCAGGGCAGAGACTCGACACCATTACGAAAGAGGAGGCACTGGATCTCTTTAAGCTTCCGAGAATCGCGGGAGAATTTGAAGGTGAGGAACTTACAATAGGTACCGGAAGATTTGGTCCGTATGTAAAGCATGCCGGCAAGTTTTACTCGATTCCAAAAAATATTGACCCTCTGGAAATTGAAGAAAAGGAATGTATCGAGTTGATACTCTCGAAGCGGGATGTTGAATCGGCGAGGAATATTAAAAGCTTTACTGAGAACCCTGAGATTAAAATTCTGAACGGGAGGTTCGGCCCCTATATCACAAACGGAAAAGTAAACGCAAAAATACCTAAAGGGAAGGAACCCGTTTCGATTACATTTGAAGAGGCTCTTAAATTAATCGAGGAGAGTGCTGTAAAAGAGCCTGTAAAGAGGAAAAGAAGGTAA
- a CDS encoding carbohydrate binding family 9 domain-containing protein, whose translation MILISFTVLSQNGEKSIKATRIQTAPKLDGSEKDSVWVSIPGDSSFLQIDPNPGEAPAFPTIVKVAYTADALYVLYICFDPEPEKIIAREMKYDGFTSGDDNVKLILDTFGDQRNGYWFATNPLSVKNDALVAGRSYGEFNEDWDMIWDVSSAVHKNYWCAEFKLPFSSLKFPERDIQNWRINFQRGIRRLSQDVIWSGAVRNGFLFDLTRAGQLTGLQGIKRGNPVYLLPYVNGGFQDINSEKETRFKAGLDLKYGISDAFTLDLTINTDFAQVEADIAEINLTRFPLYLPEKRDFFLEGHKLFSFNLASRNLAYYSRVIGISGGEGIPIIGGLKVTGSTGNLEAGLLSVQTEGTSTKNTTNYSVGRAKFGFGTNSYAGFIFSNVQSTDRYNRMGGLDLSFNFNDFLGDQNLIITSRIAASQDNNNYSDNLAGGISVEFPNDLVSIFSSYGFTQKNFNPESGFISEAGVNEFVFNAAWSPRFNSGMLRRLKIIPVEFRMTHDPQGSMISFEYEATPLSLTFASNDKIDFTFLRQFDKPEEDFRIFKNTVIRKGEYYGNMYGLSFESNPARQLFGGFEMVYGDYYGGKRFEFENELNATLNQNFGFTLGYRFNDLDVNSSRFQTNEFFTRIKYTMNVNVASFLLFQWNNEVEELNFNYKLNIKPSPGSDIYLVINKILSTHDGLRSKDLVVILKVSWMFVI comes from the coding sequence TTGATATTGATTTCGTTTACTGTCCTTTCACAAAACGGTGAAAAATCGATTAAAGCAACCCGAATCCAGACAGCACCTAAGCTTGACGGGAGTGAGAAAGACAGTGTCTGGGTCTCAATTCCCGGTGATTCATCATTTTTACAAATCGATCCGAATCCGGGAGAGGCACCTGCGTTTCCCACAATTGTCAAAGTTGCATATACTGCTGATGCATTGTATGTTTTGTATATCTGTTTTGATCCCGAGCCGGAGAAAATAATTGCCAGGGAGATGAAATACGATGGATTTACATCCGGCGATGACAATGTAAAATTGATACTGGATACATTTGGAGATCAAAGAAACGGATACTGGTTTGCGACAAATCCACTGTCTGTAAAAAATGATGCTTTGGTCGCGGGCAGATCATACGGTGAATTTAATGAGGATTGGGATATGATCTGGGATGTGAGTTCTGCAGTTCATAAAAACTACTGGTGCGCTGAATTCAAATTACCTTTCTCCTCTCTGAAATTTCCAGAAAGAGATATTCAAAACTGGAGGATTAATTTTCAAAGGGGGATAAGGAGGTTGAGTCAGGATGTAATCTGGTCAGGTGCTGTAAGGAATGGATTTTTGTTTGACCTTACCCGGGCAGGACAACTCACCGGATTACAGGGAATAAAAAGAGGGAATCCTGTTTATTTGCTTCCTTATGTGAATGGAGGATTTCAGGATATCAATTCCGAAAAGGAGACAAGATTTAAAGCGGGACTCGATCTTAAGTATGGAATTTCCGATGCTTTCACTCTCGATCTTACCATAAACACGGATTTTGCACAGGTCGAAGCAGATATAGCCGAGATAAACCTGACCAGATTTCCTCTCTATCTGCCCGAGAAGAGGGATTTTTTCCTTGAGGGACACAAATTGTTCTCTTTTAATCTGGCAAGTCGCAATCTTGCATATTATTCCCGGGTTATAGGTATTTCCGGTGGTGAGGGAATTCCAATTATCGGAGGACTGAAAGTCACCGGTTCAACCGGGAATCTGGAAGCGGGTTTGCTCTCAGTTCAAACAGAAGGTACCTCCACCAAAAACACGACAAATTATTCAGTCGGAAGGGCAAAATTCGGATTTGGCACCAATTCCTATGCCGGGTTTATTTTTAGTAATGTTCAGTCAACTGACAGATATAACCGTATGGGAGGTCTTGATCTAAGCTTTAATTTTAACGATTTTCTTGGAGATCAGAATCTCATAATTACTTCAAGAATCGCTGCTTCTCAGGATAACAACAACTACAGTGATAATCTTGCAGGTGGTATTAGTGTTGAATTTCCGAATGATCTGGTGAGTATTTTCTCCTCGTATGGATTCACACAGAAGAATTTCAATCCCGAATCGGGATTTATCTCGGAAGCTGGGGTGAACGAATTTGTTTTTAATGCGGCATGGTCACCAAGATTTAACAGTGGCATGCTCCGACGGTTGAAAATTATTCCCGTTGAGTTTCGCATGACTCACGATCCGCAGGGCAGTATGATTTCCTTTGAGTATGAGGCAACTCCTTTAAGTCTCACTTTTGCCTCCAACGATAAGATTGATTTTACTTTTCTAAGACAATTTGACAAGCCTGAAGAGGATTTCAGAATTTTCAAAAACACGGTCATTCGAAAAGGGGAGTACTACGGAAACATGTACGGATTATCGTTTGAATCGAATCCGGCAAGGCAGTTGTTTGGTGGATTTGAGATGGTGTACGGAGATTATTACGGAGGGAAAAGGTTTGAATTCGAGAATGAATTAAATGCAACTCTGAATCAGAATTTTGGGTTTACACTCGGATACAGGTTTAATGATCTTGATGTGAACTCCTCCAGATTTCAAACAAATGAGTTCTTTACACGCATAAAATATACGATGAATGTAAATGTCGCATCTTTTTTGCTGTTTCAGTGGAATAATGAAGTGGAGGAGCTCAATTTTAATTACAAATTAAATATCAAGCCATCTCCAGGGAGCGACATCTATCTTGTCATTAATAAAATATTGAGTACACACGACGGCTTAAGATCGAAGGACCTTGTTGTTATTTTAAAAGTATCGTGGATGTTTGTAATATAG
- a CDS encoding SpoIIE family protein phosphatase, giving the protein MKILYSSAESLAQQLKVYLAPGGMIVQSTPDGILDSAKLEKPSAIVLLPDEVNIDVLLAVRFASPSSFIIVAGSDLPSDWLKELFNHNCIHFFLDERNIEVESDLLKHSFWSHYYVRRKIDQTENRTEYFFARIKFLHEITVKMLENKPLGRLLDEIMLASQHVLDAEKSSFMLYDPRDGLLHFHVLEGASENIIKDRPLELGSGIAGWVAKHRIAQLVDDCYSDKRFNPNFDKISNFRTRNMVCAPIIKNDVLLGVISVLNKRGDSKFLVEDVQLLETLAGQCAVAIENARLLDSKIENEAIKKELEMAFKIQQKLLPSELPVFRSLSVSAKLIPAQEVGGDYYSVHRLSENRCLLMVADVSGKGIPAALLVSTIDATLHTIIKLKGDDLDPKFIAENINSVLCDVTTSEKFATAWIGILDTDSGSLKSINAGHNEPILFKFSDSSITRLRKGGIFLGVVPFDYEVETVDFSKDDIIVFFSDGVVEAMDTRLNLYSDKKLVELVEQNSHLSSDKLVDMIVKDVLHHEENTQQSDDITICIAKGL; this is encoded by the coding sequence ATGAAAATACTTTATTCTTCAGCAGAATCGCTGGCACAACAGCTTAAAGTGTACCTCGCCCCCGGTGGAATGATTGTTCAATCCACCCCGGATGGCATTCTTGATTCAGCAAAACTCGAAAAACCCTCTGCTATAGTACTGTTGCCTGATGAAGTGAATATTGATGTTTTGCTTGCGGTAAGGTTTGCCTCCCCTTCCTCATTTATAATAGTTGCTGGATCGGATCTGCCCTCCGACTGGCTTAAAGAACTTTTTAACCATAACTGCATCCACTTCTTTCTTGATGAACGAAACATTGAAGTAGAATCCGACCTTCTTAAACATTCATTTTGGAGCCATTATTATGTTCGAAGAAAAATCGATCAAACGGAAAACCGTACCGAATATTTCTTTGCCAGAATAAAATTCCTGCATGAGATTACCGTAAAGATGCTGGAAAACAAACCCCTTGGAAGACTCCTCGACGAGATAATGCTTGCAAGTCAGCATGTTCTCGATGCTGAAAAAAGCTCTTTTATGCTTTATGACCCAAGGGACGGACTTCTTCACTTCCATGTTCTTGAGGGAGCATCTGAAAATATAATAAAGGACAGACCTCTCGAGCTCGGAAGTGGAATTGCCGGGTGGGTTGCGAAACACAGAATTGCCCAGCTAGTGGATGATTGCTACAGCGACAAACGGTTCAACCCGAATTTTGATAAAATTTCCAATTTTAGGACCCGCAATATGGTTTGCGCCCCTATTATTAAAAATGATGTGCTGCTTGGGGTGATTTCAGTTCTGAACAAGAGGGGTGACAGTAAATTTCTGGTTGAGGATGTACAACTTCTCGAGACTCTCGCAGGACAGTGTGCTGTAGCAATCGAAAACGCACGATTGCTCGATTCCAAGATTGAAAATGAGGCAATAAAAAAAGAACTCGAGATGGCTTTTAAGATACAGCAAAAATTACTTCCGAGCGAACTGCCTGTTTTCAGATCGCTTTCTGTGTCGGCAAAATTGATTCCGGCTCAGGAAGTCGGTGGTGATTACTATTCCGTACACAGGTTGTCTGAGAACCGTTGTCTGCTGATGGTTGCAGATGTGTCCGGCAAAGGGATACCCGCAGCCTTGCTTGTTTCAACAATTGATGCCACTCTCCATACAATAATAAAACTCAAAGGAGATGACCTCGATCCAAAGTTTATCGCCGAAAACATTAATTCAGTACTCTGTGATGTTACAACAAGTGAAAAATTTGCCACTGCCTGGATTGGTATTCTTGATACCGATTCCGGAAGTCTAAAGAGCATAAATGCCGGGCATAATGAACCAATTCTGTTCAAATTCTCCGATTCATCAATCACCAGATTGAGAAAGGGAGGGATTTTTCTTGGAGTGGTTCCTTTTGATTACGAAGTGGAGACAGTCGATTTCTCGAAAGATGATATAATAGTATTCTTTTCGGATGGTGTTGTTGAAGCCATGGATACCAGACTAAATCTCTACTCCGATAAAAAACTGGTTGAACTGGTGGAACAGAATTCTCATCTCTCTTCAGATAAACTCGTCGATATGATTGTTAAAGATGTTTTGCACCATGAGGAAAACACGCAACAAAGCGATGATATAACCATTTGCATTGCAAAGGGTTTGTAA
- a CDS encoding mechanosensitive ion channel family protein produces MVNFRPLLVLCLFCSLQFAGVSQTVEKVKKDSAGHTILPVKDSVLRIDTIVRIDSVYIFDTVRISDQNTTRDSNFFPTSLIIVDSSSNKLPSLDDMVNSINFVKQLGIFKLVLILFIIAIASGLTFALRILSKYLSFKGEKFGRVLKGISVARTFVWLVTFYSILKLVFVQTQFLLLLFILISLVLLGIAALPLLGNLLGRIFILSGNMFNHNDYIKAGIHRGFVQEIGLKHVTILSDEGSAIFIPNSYFINNPFENVSRGKKEEQISLDFDFPSKYDPERVLGILKEAAISNPYLYINKEPEVFIKQVDFINDRYTIKVNLYLYDSNYIDELYDSINKSVLAKLTTDQSENK; encoded by the coding sequence ATGGTAAATTTCAGACCTCTTCTTGTTTTGTGTCTGTTCTGTTCCCTGCAATTCGCCGGTGTTTCACAAACCGTGGAAAAAGTAAAAAAGGACTCTGCAGGACACACGATTTTACCTGTAAAAGACAGCGTATTAAGAATTGATACGATCGTTCGAATTGACAGTGTGTACATTTTTGACACGGTAAGAATTAGCGATCAGAATACTACCAGAGACAGTAATTTTTTCCCGACATCATTGATCATTGTAGATTCATCATCCAATAAGCTCCCCTCACTCGATGATATGGTGAACTCAATTAATTTCGTAAAACAGTTGGGAATCTTCAAACTCGTCCTCATTCTGTTTATTATTGCGATCGCTTCAGGTTTGACTTTTGCATTAAGGATTCTCTCAAAATATCTTTCGTTCAAGGGAGAAAAATTTGGCAGAGTTCTGAAAGGTATCTCTGTCGCGAGAACATTTGTTTGGCTTGTGACATTTTATTCGATTCTTAAACTGGTTTTTGTTCAGACGCAATTCCTTCTGCTTCTCTTTATTCTCATATCACTCGTTCTTTTGGGGATTGCAGCTCTGCCACTGCTCGGTAATTTGTTAGGGAGGATTTTCATCCTCTCAGGAAATATGTTCAATCATAATGACTACATCAAAGCCGGAATCCATAGAGGATTCGTTCAGGAAATCGGGTTAAAACATGTAACCATTCTGAGTGATGAAGGATCAGCTATTTTTATTCCAAACTCATACTTCATCAACAACCCTTTTGAAAATGTAAGCAGAGGTAAAAAAGAAGAGCAAATCTCGCTTGATTTTGACTTCCCGTCAAAGTATGACCCCGAAAGAGTGCTTGGAATCCTGAAAGAAGCAGCGATTTCAAATCCTTATTTGTACATCAATAAAGAACCGGAAGTTTTTATTAAACAGGTCGATTTCATTAATGACCGTTATACAATAAAAGTGAACCTTTATTTGTACGACTCAAACTATATTGACGAATTATATGACTCTATTAATAAATCGGTTTTAGCTAAATTGACCACCGATCAATCTGAGAATAAATGA
- a CDS encoding TrkA family potassium uptake protein, whose protein sequence is MKKKYVIIGLGDLGRSIAQSLGKSGSEVLAIDVDEDAVNDIKDLVDTAVRADSTDEKALTMLGIDGTVDAAIVAIGPDKFETTILTSVLLLEKKVKKVVARASSELQENILKKLGVHQVLIPEVQVARQIISLVTSQDVLDTITLGEDYNIVHLKNPRAFIGKSLQELDLRIRYNVNLITIKRMSKSYKGSAQEPHVEIYGVPTASTILEENDVLIVFGRDKDIKKIVE, encoded by the coding sequence TTGAAAAAGAAATATGTAATTATCGGACTGGGTGATCTCGGAAGAAGCATCGCCCAATCACTGGGTAAATCCGGTTCGGAAGTGCTTGCCATTGATGTTGATGAGGATGCAGTAAACGACATAAAAGATCTGGTTGATACTGCTGTACGCGCTGATTCAACGGACGAAAAGGCTCTGACAATGCTCGGTATAGACGGCACAGTTGATGCAGCGATTGTCGCCATTGGTCCCGATAAATTTGAGACAACGATCCTTACATCGGTTTTGCTTCTCGAAAAGAAGGTTAAAAAAGTTGTTGCCCGCGCATCTTCAGAATTACAGGAGAATATTTTAAAGAAACTGGGCGTTCATCAGGTATTGATACCCGAAGTCCAGGTCGCAAGACAGATTATCAGCCTTGTGACAAGTCAGGATGTGCTGGACACCATAACGCTTGGCGAAGACTATAATATTGTCCATCTGAAAAACCCCAGGGCGTTTATCGGAAAAAGTTTGCAGGAACTTGACCTCCGGATTCGATATAATGTAAACCTTATCACCATCAAACGAATGTCAAAGAGTTATAAAGGTAGCGCCCAGGAACCTCATGTGGAAATATATGGCGTACCGACCGCATCCACAATCCTCGAGGAAAACGATGTACTGATTGTCTTTGGACGCGATAAGGACATTAAAAAAATTGTGGAATAA